The nucleotide sequence ATGCGCAGGATGATCATATCAAGACAGGGACCACCGTACTGGTCGGTGATAAGCCTTTCACTGCCAGCGTCCATGTCATGGGCGGCGCACCGGGGACAAAAGAAACCGATCTGCTCGCACCCGACAAGACCGTAGAACAGGTTGACGCACTCGTCCTCTCTGGTGGGTCAGCTTTCGGGCTGGATGCCTGTTCTGGCGTGATGGATGGACTGCGGGCGATGGGCCGAGGCTTTCAGATTGGTGCAATGCACATTCCCATTGTGCCAGGCGCGATTATCTTTGACCTAATCAACGGCGGTGCAAAGGATTGGGGTGAAAACCCTTATCGTGCTCTTGGGCGCGAAGCGCTGGAAAGCGCGTCCGCGCAGTTTGAAACGGGTACCGCGGGCGCGGGCACCGGCGCTACGGCGGCCATGCAAAAAGGCGGGCTGGGCTCTGGCTCAATGGTGTTGCCCGACGGTACGACCGTTGGCGCTCTTGTCGCGGTCAACGCACTTGGCAGTGTGACGACACCAGGCGACAAACACTTTTGGGCAGCACCGTTTGAGATGGATGCAGAGTTTGGTGGGATGGGACCGGATACAAACACCGGCCACGTCACCCCAGAACCCAGCCGCAAAGAACAAGCAATGATGTTGCAGACAACCCAAGGCGCCAACACCACCATCGCCATCATCGCAACCGATGCCCCGCTCACCAAGACTCAATGCCACCGCCTTGCCGTGACAGCGCATGATGGCATGGCGCGTGCGATTGTACCGTCGCACACACCGCTGGATGGGGACTTGGTTTTTGGTGTGGCCACCGGGGACGACACACCAGTAGATCAGATCAAGTTCCGCGAAATAGCAGCCGCCGGGGCGGTCTGCCTGAGCCGGGCCATCGCGCGCGGCGTCTATGATGCAACGGCTGCGCCGGGTGACCTGATCCCAACATACCGTGCGATGAATGGTTTGCGTTAGGGGGCAAAGGCCCCTTCATACATATCGGCGGGAATGGTGCCGCCAGTCGCTACCAACGCACCCAACCGCCCCAGTTCATCCGCGCATTTCGCGCCTGCCCCATTCCCGGCCGTCAAAGCGATGATGCAGTCAGATTGCGGATAAATGAACGGATTGCCGTTGGGCGAAAATGACGTCACACAGCTGTCGAAGGAAACTGAGTGATACCGCAACCCCGGCATCAAACCGGTCAGGATGTCAGCCATCGCAGCACCCGCCGACGGATCGCCACCGCTGCGAAACCAGTCGATCATCTCGGCCACGGACCCCAACTCACGATCCACCGCATCGCCACCGATTTTGATGTATGTTTTGCCATCAGGATAGCGGACAGGTGGCAGGATGTAAGGATCCGCGGAAAGATCGGGCGGCAAATAGACGACCGAAGGCATCCCCGCGAGCCGCGCAGCTTCTTCCGCATCCAATTCAAAGAACGCGATCGTGCGAGCATAGACCCTCGTCGGAATTGGGTCCGGCAGTAGCCCTTCTGACTTCGAAAAAGCGCCACAGGCGACAACGACCTTATCGGCCGCCAGAACGTCACCGCCTGCGCAGACCACACGCGCTTCGCCGTGTTCCTCAGTGATCCGCACCACTTCATCACACAAAATATAGGCACCGGTTGATCGGGCCGCCGCAATCTCGGCGCGGACATGGGCGCGTGGGTTTATCCAACCTGCCTCTGAAGGCTCATAGAGGGCAAGAATACCTTCAGGAAAGGCAAAATCAGTGAAACGGGCAGCAAGGGCGGCCCCACGCAGCGCTTCATGCGCCACGCCATCCGTGACCGCATTGCGCCTGGCATTGAGGATGAAATCACTGCCATCGCCGACCTCTGGCCCCGCAATGATCGCACCCACAGCAGAGAAGAATGATACACCACCCTTCTCTTCAATCTCTTCATAGCGTTTGATCGCCGCTTGCGAGAACCGGGACCAATTCTTTCGGGCATCAATTTTGCGGGTGATCCGCGCCTGATCATAGTGACTGGCGAAAACACCGGTATGGGCCGCTTTCACCTCAGGTTCTGCCGGTCCAACCAGCGCTGTTTTTACCCCCATTTCGGCCAGATGGCGCGCCGCAGCACTGCCCATCAGGCCTGCGCCCACAACGATCACGTCAAAGCTTTGCTCAGTCATGTTGGCCCTCAAACACACGTCGGTACAAGAAGCATGCCAAGCTTTGCCAGAAATGAAAACGGCCCATAGCGTGATGCAACATTACGGACGGCGTGGGCGCACGCCCATTGTCCAAACCCTGCGCCGGATCACCGCCAAAAGCAGCACTGCAACCAATAAACCTGACAGAGCCGTTTTGGATACAGGCTCCATCGTGCCGGTAATCTGGAGAGCGTGCACAACCGTTCCTGCGACAGCCACACTCACCAAAACCGTATGCCCCCAACGCCATAGGCGCAGCGGCAATCGCGCCCGCCAAATGGTAAGCAAAGCGGCCCCGAAAACAGCCCACATCGCCAGCGCGCCCCAGATTGCAAACGGCGTGGGCGACCGAAACAGAAGCACGTCAATCACGTCCGGGGGCTGGTGACCCACAGGCCTACCATATGGATCACGACGGCCAGAACAAGGATAGTGCCTCCATAGCGATGCACGCGGCGACTGGCTTGTAGCGAAAGCCCCGGCAGTGCCCCAATCACCAGCAAAGGCTGGATCAGCATCAGAGACATACCAATGACACCGGCAAAGCCCGCTGCGATGTAAATCGGATCACGCCACTGCAACAAGGGACTCATTGCCGCCGCAAGGATCGGCACGAGGAACGCCGTGATGAGCGCGCCCCAGACCAGAACGCTACGCAGGCTCAAGCACGAATTCTACATGTAGTGTGGTATCGTTGGGGCTCGCCAGCAATGGTCGCAAGAACACAGTCTTGAACGCTGTACTGTCATAGGCCAAATGCCCATGCGCCTGCCCAAAAGCAGGTACAATCTGCGGCATCTCCAAACGGAATGCGCCGTCGGCGTCAGTCAAGGTCGCCCCATGACTATGGGGATCCCGTTCGTGCCCCTCGGTGGTATGCGCCCACATCTGAATGCGCTGATCAGGCAAAGGCATACCATCACCCGCGCGGCGCACCGTTCCGGTCATCCAAAAGCCGCCACCGCCGATGCGGTCCACAATCGGCGCGTCAGGGCGATAGTTGTTGGCACCCCCACGCATGGTCGGGGTTGGGGCCAGCCCCGCAGCCCGTGCGGGGGTCAAAAGGCCTGTTGCAGGTGTCACTAGGGCAGCAGCACCAAGGGCCATCGCCGAACGGCGGTTCATCGGTGATGTCTTCATCTGAAATCTCCGTAAAACGATCTCGCTTCCTCAATCATAGCACGTCACCGCCGTTTGCCGACCCTTCGTTGTGCCTGTCATGGGTCCAATCCCTCAAACCTTCGTGAGATCACCGCTAAAAAGCAAATACCCCGGGAAAGCCCCGGGGTATCGCCAGATCATCAAAGTCAGCGCGTCACGGGCGCCGACCTATTCGCTTAGTTCAGCGCCTGATCCGTAATCACGCTGGTCCACGCGCCCTCAGGCTGCTGGGAAATCACCGGATCGGATCCGCCAGCCAGCAGTGTATCCACGGTCCGCTGGAAATCTGCCGGATCAAGTGAACCATCTGACCCGGCGGTCAGCTTGGCAATTTCGCCCATCATGCGCACTTGTGCCGCCTCGGACTGTGCACCGGTTTCATCATTGTCGAGCACGATGCCTGCTGCATCTTCGGGGTTCTCCTCAGCCCATTTCCAGCCGCGCATCGACGCACGCACAAAGCGGACCATTTTGTCGACGAACACCGGATCTTCGAGGTTCTCTTCCAGCGCATAGATACCGTCTTCCAGCGTCGCGACGCCCTGGTCTTCGTACTTGAAGGTCACCAGTTCATCCTCGGACACACCAGCATCCAACACCTGACCGTACTCGTTGTAGGTCATGGTCGAAATGCAATCCGCCTCACGGTTCAGCAATGGATCGACGTTAAAGCCTTGCTTCAGCACGGTCACGCCATCGTCACTACCATCGGTTGGAATACCCTCTTGGCTCATCCAGCTGAGGAACGGGTATTCGTTACCGAAGAACCAAACGCCAATGGTTTTGCCACGGAAATCCGCGACGCTTTCAATGCCGGTATCTTTCCAGCACGTCAGCATCAGACCGGATGTCTTAAACGGCTGCGCGATGTTCACCACTGGCAAACCCTTTTCACGGGCGGCCAGTGCCGAGGGCATCCAGTTCAGCATCACATCAGCGCCACCGTCTACCAGCACTTGTGGTGGGGCAATATCGGGACCGCCAGGCAGGATCGTGACGTTCAGCCCTTCTTCTTCGTAAAAGCCCTGATCCAAAGCAACATAGTACCCCGCGAACTGCGATTGCGTGACCCACTGCAATTGCAGCGTCACATCATTGGCATGGCCGTCAGCATGCGCGGTCCCACCCAGTCCTGCGGCCAGTGCCGCTGCCATCATTAATTTCTTCATTTCATGACCTCCTAGTCAGTTTCATTTGCCCTCTTATCGGGGCTTGGTCCCGTTATTTACGTTGCGATGGGTGCCAAAAGGTCACCCGCCCCTCAATCCATGCCATCAGCCCGTAGAACGCGCTTCCCGCGAGTGCAGCCACCACAATCTCGGCCCAGACCATATCAAGCGCAAGCTGGCCTACAGACGTGGATATACGAAAGCCCATGCCCACCGTGGGAGAGCCGAAAAATTCAGCAACAATCGCACCAATCAGCGCCAGAGTAGTCGCAATCTTAAGCCCGTTAAAGATAAACGGCATCGCTGCAGGCAAGCGCAGCTTGAACAGCGTTGGCCAATAGCCCGCACCATAGGTGCGCATCAGGTCGCGTTGCATAGGCGTCGTATCGCGCAAACCCGCCACAGTATTCACCAGGATCGGAAAGAACACCATCACCGCAACAACCGCCGCCTTCGACTGCCAGTCACTGCCCAGCCAGCGCACAAAGATTGGCGCCGTGCCGACAATAGGCAAGGCCGCCATGAAGCTACCCACCGGCAAAATACCACGGGTCAAGAACGCAGATCGATCCGCCAGAATGGCCACGGCAAAGGCCGCGATCATCCCGATGATATATCCCGTCATCGCGCCTTTGATGATCGTTTGTTCAAAATCGGCCCAGAGTGTCGGTAGTTCACTGGCAAAGCGATCCGCGATCATGGTTGGTGGCGGCAGGATCACAGGGCTGATTTCAAGCATTCGCACCAGCAACTCCCACATGATCAGCAGCGTCAAACCAAAGATCGCCGGAACCAGCAGCTTCACCAGCCTGTTTTTGGCCATGACGCTATTGGCCAACCGGCTGTTCACAAACCACCCCACACCCCAAACGGCCAATGCACTTATAAGAGCCGTCCCTGTCATGCCGCTTGCATCCCCATGCGGCGCAAGGTCCAGCGCTCTATCAAGCTAAAGAGCCCCACTAGCGCCGCTGCCGTAATGGCCGCCGCAAAAAGCGCCGCCCAAGTGACCATCGGCTGCCCGTATTGGTCACCAACCAGCATACGCGCACCAAACCCAGCCCGCGCACCTGTCGGCAGTTCCGCCACGATAGCACCAACCAGCGATGCCGAAATCCCAATCTTCAGCGAGGCGAAGAGATACGGCACAGATGCAGGCAGTCGTAATTTCCAAAACGCCTGCGATGGGCTCGCATAGTAGGTCCGCAACAGGTCCAACTGCATCCCATCAGGGCTCCGAAGCCCCTTTACCATGCCCACAACGACCGGAAAGAAACTCAGGTAGGCACTGATCACTGCCTTGGGAAACAACCCCTGTATCCCAATCGACCCCAGCATCACGATGATCATCGGCGCGAGCGCCAGGATCGGAATAGTCTGGCTGGCAATCGCCCAAGGCATCACGCTCATATCCATCGCGCGGTTATAGACAATCCCAACCGCCAGCAAGATGCCGAGGCCGGTCCCAATCGCAAAGCCAAGCAAAGTGGCCGACAGCGTTACCCACCCATGGTAAACCAACGACCTGCGGGACGTGATCTTCTTCAAGGCAATCGTATCCCACATCTCGACCGCCACCTGATGCGGGGACGGCAGACGCGGGCGTTCCAACGTATAGGTCATTCCAAAGAGATGCGTGTTGCGTAGGGCCAGCCCGATGCCCGAGTACTCCTGCCGCGCCGCAGGCGTATCAGGCGTCACCGCGATATCCTGCCGCTGCGCCTGATCCGCCGTCAGATGCATATTCATCGGCACGACTGAGACGATCCAAAACAAAAGGATCGCCCCGACAACGGTCAATACGGGCAACAAAGACTTCAAGCAGGCCCCCTGACGCTCTTCGCCCAATCAAATTTCAACCCGTGGGGTCTATTCATCAATATGCCCCGCCCGCAGACCATCGCGTACACGATGCGCCACCTCGATAAATTCCGGCGTATCGCGAATGTCCAAAGGCCGCTCCTTTGGCAAAGGACTATCAATCACATCCGTAATCCGCCCCGGACGCGGGGACATCACAACAATCTTGGTCGACAGATACACCGCCTCGGGGATTGAGTGGGTCACAAACCCAATTGTCTTCTCCGTTCGTGCCCAGAGCTGTAAGAGCTGTTCATTGAGGTGATCACGGACAATCTCATCCAGCGCACCAAAGGGTTCGTCCATCAGCAGGATGTCCGCGTCAAACGCCAGCGCGCGGGCAATCGAGGCACGCTGCTGCATCCCGCCCGACAATTGCCAAGGGAATTTCTTGTCAAACCCGGCCAGATCAACAAGCTCCAGCACACGTGTCACTCTTTCGTTCTGCTCGGCTTTAGAAAACCCCATAATCTCCAACGGCAGCTTGATATTGCCCCCAATTGTGCGCCACGGATAAAGGCCCGCCGCCTGAAACACATAGCCATAAGCACGCGCCATCCGCGCCTCATCCGGGGTCATGCCATTGACAGAAATCTGGCCACCTGTTGGCGTCTCAAGCCCCGCAATACAGCGCAGAAACGTCGTCTTTCCGCAGCCCGAGGGGCCGATAAACGAAACAAAATCGCCCTTATTGATCTCAAGGTTCACATCCTTGAGCGCATGTACAGGGCCATCGTTGGTCTGGAAGGTGAGGTTGAGGCCCGAGGCTGATACTGTAATCATCGCAATTTAGCCTCTAAACCCCATAATCAATGAGAAGAGTCTTTCCGCAGTCGCCCAAGTCACATTTCTCCTTATTCGCTCGCGCCTTGTTATCTCACGAATGATATCATCTGGCTTGTGACCCCAGTTGCCCTTCGCTCGCCGTTCTCTCAGTGTTCGGGATGTTTCGCGGAAGAATGCTGCTAGCTGACTGTCTGAATAGTCGTCCAGCGACACATACTTTTGTCTGCTTCCAGGATCGTAGTTATCAAAGACCATACAGGGATACTTTGGCTCTGGAATGCCATACATCATTCCCAATCGTAGCGATAAGTTAGAATTGAAGTGCTCCTTCGCAAACTCTCCATAGCCAATGCCACTCCGCGTCTCTGTGGTCGGAACACACACGTGCCAAGTGCTGTCGCTGTCCTGGTGAATCCTGTTCCAATTTGCAAACAGCCAATCGGTCTGTTGGCAGGAATAATCAGCAACTAAGACACTCGTAACAGCATTTCGTTGGTATAGCGTTCGGATCTCTTTGCTACTTGCAATTGCCCACATGCTAGCTTCCCAATTTCCCTAGACTCCTGTCGCCGGAATACCCGTCCGCTTCACTGGCTGCGGCGCGGTCAGTTCTTTCCACGAGGACAGCGCTTTGTTCACAGGCGTATTCGCCTCGCGCTTCACGAACTTGCCGTGCCCTTCCTGCGTGCGCACTTCCCCATCATGGATCGCCACGTGGCCGCGCGTCAGGGTAAAGCGCGGCAGGCCCTTCACCTCTTTGCCCTCGAACACGTTATAGTCGATAGCCGATTGCTGGGTACCGGCAGCGATCGTCTTGGTCTTCGCTGGGTCCCAGACCACCAGATCGGCATCAGCCCCGACCATCACAGCACCTTTGTTCGGATAGCAGTTGAGTATCTTCGCGATGTTGGTGGAGGTCACAGCCACAAACTCATTCGGTGTCAGACGCCCCGTCTCAACCCCGTGGGTCCAGAGCATCGGCATCCGATCCTCAAGCCCACCCGTACCATTTGGAATTTTCGAGAAATCACCCACACCTGTCCGCTTCTGTTCGGTCGTAAAGGCGCAGTGGTCCGTCGCCACAACGCTCAATGACCCAGATTGCAAACCCGCCCAAAGGCTATCCTGATGCTGCTTGTTCCGGAAAGGCGGTGACATAACGCGGCGCGCGGCATGGTCCCAATCTTTGTTGAAATATTCACTCTCATCGAGCGTCAGGTGCTGGATCAGTGGCTCACCCCAAACGCGCTTGCCCTGTTGCCGCGCCCGGCGAATGGCCTCATGCGCCTCTTCGCAAGAGGTATGCACCACATAGAGTGGCACACCCGCCATATCAGCGATCATGATCGCGCGGTTGGTGGCCTCGCCCTCAACCTGAGATGGGCGTGAATAGGCGTGACCTTCTGGGCCGGTATTTCCCTCGGTCAGCAGTTTTGCGGTCATCTCGGCGACAACATCCCCGTTTTCCGCGTGGACCATCGCGATGGCCCCCAGTTCTGACAGGCGGTTGAAGGATGAGAAAAGCTCATCATCATTCACCATCAACGCGCCCTTGTAGGCGAGGAAGTGCTTGAAGGTGTTGATACCACGATCCTTCACGACTGTTTCCATGTCGTTGAAGACCTGCTCACCCCACCATGTCACCGCCATATGGAAGGAGTAATCACAGTTCGCACGGGTCGATTTGTTGTCCCAGCGCTTGATCGCGTCGAGCAGGCTCTCGCCCTGATTAGGCAGGCAGAAATCGACAACCATCGTGGTGCCACCCGCAAGGCCAGCACGGGTGCCGCTCTCGAAATCATCGGAGGAGTAGGTGCCCATGAACGGCATTTCCAGATGGACGTGGGGGTCAATACCACCCGGCATGACATAGCAACCGGTCGCATCCAGTTCCTCGTCGCCCTTCAGGTTGGGACCAATCTCGATGATCGTGCCGCCGTCGATCAGGACGTCCGCTTCATAAGTCAGGTCATGGGTAACAATCGTGCCGTTCTTGATGACTTTGGTCATGATCTTTTCTCCCTGTCGGCCTTTCGCGGGCCCTCATCTTCTCATGTTCTCAAATACCTTGGGGGAGGCCGCAGGCCGGGGGCAGCGCCCCCTTTACCCCACAATCTCCGCCGTCTCGACCACCGCATGAAACAGCACATCCGTGCCCGCCGCCGCCCATTCCGGTGAAATCTCTTCCGCCTCATTGTGGCTCAAACCATCCACACAAGGGCACATCACCATCGCTGTCGGATAAAGATCGTTGATCCAGCAGGCATCATGTCCGGCACCCGAGACGATATCCATGTGGCTATAGCCCAACCGCTCCGCCGCGTCGCGCACGGCTTTCACGCAGCCTTCGTCAAAGGCGGGCGGGTCGAATTGCCCGACGATTTCGCAGGAGAACTCCACGCTGATCTCTTCGCAGATCTTCGGTGCGCGTTCTTCGAACTCGGCCACCATCCCGTTCAGCTTGTCCAAAAGATGCGTCCGCATATCGACGGTGAAGACCACCTTACCGGGGATGATGTTGCGGCTGTTTGGGTAGACGTCGATATGCCCGATGGCCCCCACCGCATTTGGTTGGTTCTTCATCGCAATCTCGTGCACCAACTCGGTCACCAAAGCCAAACCGCGCCCCGCGTTCTTGCGCATATGCATCGGCGTTGATCCGGTATGGCTTTCCTTGCCGGTGATCGTACATTCGATCCAGCGCAGGCCCTGGCCGTGCGTCACAACGCCAATGTCCTTGCCTTCAGCCTCCAAAATCGGCCCCTGTTCGATATGCAGTTCAAAGAAGGCATGCATCTTGCGATCACCGACCTTTTCCTCACCCCTCCAGCCGATCCGCTCCAGCTCATCCCCGAAACGTTTGCCATCCGCATCCACCCGGTCATTCGCCCAGTCGAGCGTATGTTTGCCCGCAAAGACGCCCGAGGCGAGCATGGCGGGGGCGTAGCGCGTGCCTTCCTCATTGGTCCAATTCGTCACGACAATCGGATGTTTGGTCTTGATATCGAGGTCATTGAGCGTGCGCAGGATTTCCAGACCACCTAATACGCCCAACACGCCGTCATATTTGCCGCCGGTAGGCTGGGTGTCCAAATGCGAGCCCACATAAACAGGCAGCGCATCCGGATCCGTGCCCTCGCGCCGCGCAAACATGTTGCCGATCTCATCAACACCCATTGTGCAGCCCGCCGCTTCGCACCATTTCTGGAACAGGTGACGGCCCTCGCTGTCTTCATCGGTCAAGGTCTGGCGGTTATTCCCGCCTGCAACACCGGGGCCGATCTTGGCCATTTCCATCAGGCTGTCCCACAGCCGTTCGCCGTTGATACGCAGGTTCTCTCCGGGGGCTGGCATGGGGGCTCCTTCGCTTGCATTTGACCAAGTGGTCAAAACAACGCTAACAGAGGGAAAGCACCAGTCAAGTTTTCCGCTCGGATTACAGGCAGATGCAACCAAAGCTGGCAGTCACGGGCACGTTTGCCCAAATTCCGCCCGGTTTTTAAGCGAAGGATCGGCATGACCAAACCCCCCACCCGTATTCAGCAACGCAACCGCGCTGCGATTTTGTCCGCCGGTTTAGACGTGTTTTCACAATTCGGGTTTCGTGGAACGACTTTGGATCAGATTGCTGAAGCAGCCGGGCTGTCAAAACCCAACTTGCTGTACTATTTCGCCTCAAAAGAAGCGATCCATGCCGCATTGCTGGAACGGTTGCTGGAAACATGGCTAGACCCGCTCAAAGCCCTTGACGGTGCAGGTGACCCCGTCGCCGAGATCATGGGCTACGCCCGGCGCAAACTGGCGATGAGCCGGGACTACCCGCGTGAAAGTCGCCTCTTTGCCAACGAAGTTCTGCAAGGCGCACCACGGATTGAGAATATCCTGAAAAACGACCTCAAGGCACTTGTTGATGAGAAAGCCCGGATCATCAAAGCATGGGTAGATGAGGGCAAGATCGCCGATATCGATCCGCACCACCTGATCTTTTCAATCTGGGCTTTGACCCAGCATTACGCCGATTTCGATGTGCAGGTGCGGGCTGTACTAGGCCGGGACGATCCGTTTGATGGCGCCGAAGAACACGTCGCGAAGGTCATTGCGCGCACCCTTCAATTGTGATCACAAAATGGAAACTTGGTTGCGTAAGTCCGGAACCCTCCCCATATTAGTTTAGTGTTTGCGGCATCGGCGCACCCTGAACGAAATATTTAGGTGTATCTGCAATGTTGGGGCTCATCGCCCCATTTTGGCCCAGATCCTTGGCAGAATGATTGGTGCTTGACCTGCGGCACGAACATCGATTCACTGACGACAGGCAAAAAGGACCTTTGATATGGACGAAAAAATCGCATATTCGCCTGCCTCGAGCAAGGGGTCGAAGCCAAGTACGCGCAACGATTATGCCCCAGGAACATTTACGATCCTGCAGATACTTGAAGCAGCTATTGCCGCAGGGACAGTGCAGATCGCTGGTGGCCGCGACAAGACTGCTATTCATAAGGATGCCGCCAAAATCATGGATCGGTTGAGACCACTGCTCACACCTGAAGAGCTATTCAATCTGCAATTCCCAAAGTCGCGGAATGTAACAGAAATGGGTGGAGATGCGTGGCATACTGCTTTTGAAGCCGCTGGAACGCAAGCCATCGCTGCGACAACAAAGCTTGGCCTAACGCCTGCAAATAAACGATAGGGTCAGGACCGCCAAAAGAGATGGCGGACCGCCCAACACTTCTTGTTATTGGCGGCCCGAACGGGTCTGGAAAGACGACTGTTCTTTCTTTCCTACAGCGCGCCGGGCGCGAGATCCCAGACTATGCAAACGCTGATGAGATTGCGAAGATGCTTCCCGGCGATCTGCATGAACGCAATATACAATCCCAGCGTATTGTAAGAACGAGACGTGACGCTGCCATTGATGCATATGCCTCATTCTCTTACGAGACAGTGATGTCGCATCACAGCCATGTCGACGCCATGGTCAAGGCGAGGGATCTTGGGTTCTTTGTTCAGTTGGTCTTTGTGACCACCGATGATCCGCAGATCAATGTGCAACGCGTTGCAAACCGGGTGCGCGAAGGTGGACATGACGTGCCCACTGACCGTATCATAAACCGCTATCATCGTATTTTTAAAGACACATTGTTCGATGCCATCGCGACCGCTGACGAAGCAATGCTGTTTGACACAACGCGAGGAAACACGATGGCGAGACCGCAGTTTGTCGCCCATATTCGCGGATGGCATGTCACTGTAAAGGATCCTGAGGGACTGTCTTGGCCCGTCTCCCTGCTGGCGCGTATGCAGGCAGACATACGATTTGTATTTGGAGCTTGACTACTCAGCCGCCACCGCACCCGGATTATTCGGGTGCGTTGTCCAGTTGGCGTATTCCTTCTCGACAACCTTGCCCGTGCGCGGGTCAATCTGACCGGGCTGCATCGCCTCCATCGTGATGCAGTTTTCAACCGGACATACGTCGACGCAAAGGTTGCAGGCGACGCATTCCTCATCAATCACGGTAAAGGTACGATCTTCTGACATCGCAATCGCTTGGTGGCTGGTGTCTTCGCAGGCCGCATAGCAACGTCCGCATTTGATGCAATCATCCTGATTGATCTTGGCCTTGGCGATATAGTTCAGGTTCAGATATTGCCAATCCGTCACATTCGGGACGGCACGACCGACCACCTCTTCCACCGAGGTATAGCCTTTTTCATCCATCCACTGCGACAACCCGCTGATCATCTCTTGCACGATCTTGAAACCATAGGTCATCGCTGCCGTGCAAACCTGCACATTGCCTGCACCAAGGCTGATAAATTCCGCCGCATCGCGCCAAGTTGTGATCCCGCCAATGCCACTGATTGGCAGGCCGTGCGTTTCGGGATCGCGCGCAATCTCTGAGACCATCGACATGGCGATGGGTTTCACCGCCGGGCCGCAATAGCCACCATGCGATCCTTTGCCGTCAATCGAAGGCTCGGGTGACATTGTGTCAAGATCGACCGATGTAATCGAGTTGATCGTATTGATCAGGCTGACCGCATCCGCCCCACCACGCATGGCGGCAGCAGCCGGTTTGCGGACATCGGTGATGTTCGGTGTCAGCTTCACGATCACTGGCTTATCGTAGTACTGTTTGCACCAGCGCGTCACCATCTCGATGTATTCAGGCACCTGCCCAACAGCCGCGCCCATGCCCCGTTCCGACATCCCATGCGGGCAGCCAAAGTTCAGCTCAATTCCGTCTGCGCCAGTGGCTGCCACGCGGGGGAGGATGTCTTTCCAGGCCTGTTCTTCACAAGGCACCATGATCGACACGATCATCGCGCGATCGGGGTAGTCGGCCTTCACGCGGGTGATTTCTTCGAGGTTGGTTTCAAGCGGGCGGTCGGTGATCAACTCAATATTGTTCAGACCCAACAACCGCCGATCCGCGCCATAAATCGCACCATAACGCGGGCCATTGACGTTTACGACCGGCGGCCCTTCGGCCCCGAGTGTTTTCCAAACGACGCCGCCCCAGTAAGCCTCAAATGCGCGGCGAACGTTATATTCTTTGTCTGTCGGCGGGGCCGAGGCCAGCCAGAACGGGTTAGGGGATTTGATCCCTAGAAAGTCTGTCGTCAGATCAGCCATCGTTGGTTTCTCCTGTCAAAATCAGCCGCATGCGCCAAAGCGCCCGACCGGAACGC is from Yoonia sp. GPGPB17 and encodes:
- a CDS encoding P1 family peptidase, translated to MAAASKGPRNLITDVAGLRVGNAQDDHIKTGTTVLVGDKPFTASVHVMGGAPGTKETDLLAPDKTVEQVDALVLSGGSAFGLDACSGVMDGLRAMGRGFQIGAMHIPIVPGAIIFDLINGGAKDWGENPYRALGREALESASAQFETGTAGAGTGATAAMQKGGLGSGSMVLPDGTTVGALVAVNALGSVTTPGDKHFWAAPFEMDAEFGGMGPDTNTGHVTPEPSRKEQAMMLQTTQGANTTIAIIATDAPLTKTQCHRLAVTAHDGMARAIVPSHTPLDGDLVFGVATGDDTPVDQIKFREIAAAGAVCLSRAIARGVYDATAAPGDLIPTYRAMNGLR
- a CDS encoding NAD(P)/FAD-dependent oxidoreductase → MTEQSFDVIVVGAGLMGSAAARHLAEMGVKTALVGPAEPEVKAAHTGVFASHYDQARITRKIDARKNWSRFSQAAIKRYEEIEEKGGVSFFSAVGAIIAGPEVGDGSDFILNARRNAVTDGVAHEALRGAALAARFTDFAFPEGILALYEPSEAGWINPRAHVRAEIAAARSTGAYILCDEVVRITEEHGEARVVCAGGDVLAADKVVVACGAFSKSEGLLPDPIPTRVYARTIAFFELDAEEAARLAGMPSVVYLPPDLSADPYILPPVRYPDGKTYIKIGGDAVDRELGSVAEMIDWFRSGGDPSAGAAMADILTGLMPGLRYHSVSFDSCVTSFSPNGNPFIYPQSDCIIALTAGNGAGAKCADELGRLGALVATGGTIPADMYEGAFAP
- a CDS encoding twin-arginine translocation pathway signal, translating into MALGAAALVTPATGLLTPARAAGLAPTPTMRGGANNYRPDAPIVDRIGGGGFWMTGTVRRAGDGMPLPDQRIQMWAHTTEGHERDPHSHGATLTDADGAFRLEMPQIVPAFGQAHGHLAYDSTAFKTVFLRPLLASPNDTTLHVEFVLEPA
- a CDS encoding ABC transporter substrate-binding protein, producing MKKLMMAAALAAGLGGTAHADGHANDVTLQLQWVTQSQFAGYYVALDQGFYEEEGLNVTILPGGPDIAPPQVLVDGGADVMLNWMPSALAAREKGLPVVNIAQPFKTSGLMLTCWKDTGIESVADFRGKTIGVWFFGNEYPFLSWMSQEGIPTDGSDDGVTVLKQGFNVDPLLNREADCISTMTYNEYGQVLDAGVSEDELVTFKYEDQGVATLEDGIYALEENLEDPVFVDKMVRFVRASMRGWKWAEENPEDAAGIVLDNDETGAQSEAAQVRMMGEIAKLTAGSDGSLDPADFQRTVDTLLAGGSDPVISQQPEGAWTSVITDQALN
- a CDS encoding ABC transporter permease; the protein is MTGTALISALAVWGVGWFVNSRLANSVMAKNRLVKLLVPAIFGLTLLIMWELLVRMLEISPVILPPPTMIADRFASELPTLWADFEQTIIKGAMTGYIIGMIAAFAVAILADRSAFLTRGILPVGSFMAALPIVGTAPIFVRWLGSDWQSKAAVVAVMVFFPILVNTVAGLRDTTPMQRDLMRTYGAGYWPTLFKLRLPAAMPFIFNGLKIATTLALIGAIVAEFFGSPTVGMGFRISTSVGQLALDMVWAEIVVAALAGSAFYGLMAWIEGRVTFWHPSQRK
- a CDS encoding ABC transporter permease, with the protein product MKSLLPVLTVVGAILLFWIVSVVPMNMHLTADQAQRQDIAVTPDTPAARQEYSGIGLALRNTHLFGMTYTLERPRLPSPHQVAVEMWDTIALKKITSRRSLVYHGWVTLSATLLGFAIGTGLGILLAVGIVYNRAMDMSVMPWAIASQTIPILALAPMIIVMLGSIGIQGLFPKAVISAYLSFFPVVVGMVKGLRSPDGMQLDLLRTYYASPSQAFWKLRLPASVPYLFASLKIGISASLVGAIVAELPTGARAGFGARMLVGDQYGQPMVTWAALFAAAITAAALVGLFSLIERWTLRRMGMQAA